One Clupea harengus chromosome 12, Ch_v2.0.2, whole genome shotgun sequence DNA segment encodes these proteins:
- the LOC105902567 gene encoding bile salt-activated lipase-like: MAMLGLMLVAALCLGSASAASLGAVLTEGGMVSGDNYAVSGLFRYMDVFKGIPFAAPPGRFEKPKPHPGWDGILKAKDFSNRCLQLNLLQTDTRGNEDCLYLNVWVPQGRKEVSYNLPVMIWIYGGGFIVGGSMGGNILNNYLYDGEEIANRGNVIVVTLNYRVGAMGFLSTGDDGLPGNYGLWDQHAGIAWVHRNIRAFGGDPDNITVFGESAGAVSVNLQLISPKNKGLIRRGISQSGVALCSWAINRNPRELAELIATKVRCPTDDKMTACLKMTDPVTLTLAGSLNMDGSADAPIVNNLVLSPVIDGDFLPDEPANLFVNAAEMDYIIGANDMDGHLFAGIDVPSLNQPIQHTPLEDLKTLLAALTKEKGPQAAELAFGEYSHTWGKKPTKEEIKRAVVEAETDYIFLVPTQAALYQHNSVATTGRTYSYLFSQASRNPTFPSWMGADHADDLQFVFGKPFNSPLGYWPKHRDVSGYMIAYWTNFAKTGNPNEGESKVPVTWPAFNKETHKYVDIDHRMGRNSVKQKMRMRFVYYWTNIYASLPTISE; encoded by the exons ATGGCCATGCTGGGACTTATGTTGGTCGCGGCCCTTTGTCTGGGCTCTGCCTCTGCAGCTTCT ttggGAGCTGTGTTGACTGAAGGCGGTATGGTCTCGGGAGACAACTATGCTGTTTCCGGACTCTTCCGCTACATGGACGTCTTCAAAGGAATCCCCTTCGCCGCTCCTCCTGGTCGCTTCGAGAAGCCCAAACCCCACCCTGGCTGGGATG GTATTCTGAAAGCCAAAGATTTCAGTAATAGATGCCTGCAGCTCAACCTCCTCCAGACAGACACCCGCGGTAATGAGGACTGTCTCTACCTCAACGTCTGGGTACCTCAGGGACGTAAAG AGGTTTCTTACAACCTCCCTGTCATGATCTGGATCTATGGGGGTGGCTTCATTGTCGGTGGTTCGATGGGGGGTAACATCCTGAACAACTACCTGTACGATGGAGAGGAGATCGCCAACAGAGGCAACGTCATTGTTGTGACACTGAACTACCGTGTCGGCGCTATGGGCTTCCTCAGCACTGGAGACGACGGCCTCCCTG GTAACTACGGATTGTGGGATCAGCATGCTGGTATTGCCTGGGTGCACAGGAACATCCGTGCTTTTGGTGGAGATCCCGACAACATCACCGTCTTCGGAGAATCTGCTGGAGCCGTCAGTGTCAACCTCCAG CTCATCTCTCCCAAGAACAAGGGGCTCATCCGCAGAGGCATCTCCCAGAGTGGTGTGGCCCTCTGCTCCTGGGCTATCAACAGGAACCCCAGAGAACTTGCTGAGCTG ATTGCCACAAAGGTGCGCTGTCCAACTGATGATAAGATGACGGCTTGTCTGAAGATGACTGATCCTGTTACTCTGACTCTTGCTGGATCTTTGAATATGGATGGGTCTGCAGATG CTCCCATTGTCAACAACCTggttctctctcctgtcatcgATGGCGACTTCCTGCCTGACGAGCCTGCCAACCTGTTTGTAAACGCTGCAGAGATGGATTACATTATTGGTGCCAATGACATGGATGGTCACCTCTTCGCTGGTATAGATGTGCCCTCCCTCAACCAGCCTATTCAGCATACACCCCT TGAGGATTTAAAGACCCTCTTGGCTGCTCTCACCAAAGAGAAGGGACCACAAGCTGCTGAACTGGCCTTTGGAGAGTACTCCCACACTTGGGGGAAAAAGCCTACCAAGGAGGAAATAAAGAGGGCCGTTGTGGAGGCGGAGACCGACTACATCTTTCTGGTGCCCACCCAGGCCGCTCTCTACCAGCACAACAGTGTTGCCAC gacCGGCCGTACCTACTCCTACCTGTTCTCTCAGGCCTCTAGAAATCCCACGTTCCCCAGCTGGATGGGGGCTGACCACGCTGACGACTTGCAGTTTGTCTTTGGCAAGCCCTTCAACAGCCCTCTGGGATACTGGCCCAAGCACCGTGATGTCTCTGGATACATGATCGCCTACTGGACCAACTTTGCTAAGACAGG AAACCCTAACGAAGGTGAGTCTAAGGTTCCTGTCACCTGGCCTGCATTTAACAAAGAGACCCACAAGTATGTGGATATCGACCACAGGATGGGCAGAAACTCTGTCAAGCAGAAGATGAGGATGCGGTTTGTCTACTACTGGACCAACATTTACGCCAGCTTGCCCACCATCTCTGAGTAG